Genomic segment of Candidatus Tiamatella incendiivivens:
GTAATTCAATGCCGTTGAACCCGGCTGTGATTGTATATACCATCCCTTCTTCTTCATCTCTTCCGACAAGTAAAAGACATTAATGTCACTGCTCGTGAAAGAGAGTATTCCCCCCATAGGCCTACCTTGAATGGTATAGCCTACGTCTACTAATCCATTGATTATCTTGTCTCTAGCATTTTTTACTCTACGAGCGTTCCTTTCATAACCCTCTTCTCCCAGGTACCTGAACACGGCCCATGATGCTGCTAGGCTTCCAGCGCTTCTAGACGATAATATTGTCGTGTTTATGAGAGGGTAGCCAGCCCACCTGCTATAAGCGAATAGTGAATGTGTTTTTAGATCCCTGTTCCTGAAGAAAATTAGAGACCCGTTTTTAGGCGAATACCCGTACTTGTGCATGTCTGTGCTTATACTATATACTCCTTCCACTGAGAAGTCTGTTGGAGGTATGTTCTCCCCTTCCATTCTGAGGAACGGGAGTAGGGTTCCTATGCAACTATCTACATGGAGCCATATGTTATTTCCGCCTAGCGACTCTCCCACTTCTTTAACCGGGTCTATAGTACCAAATGGGTAGTTGGGAGCGCTTAGGACAACCATACCCGTTTCACTTGATATGGAATCTAACAGCTTGTCCGCTGAAACCGTGAAGCTCTGCCTATCAACGGGTACGACTTTCACCTTTACGCCGAGGAGAAATGCGGCTTTGTGGAAGGCTGGATGGGCAGTTTCTGGTAGAACGATTTCCATGACAGCAGATTTGCCTTGCAGGCTCTTGTAGTGCTCTCTGGCTGATAGGACGGCTACCAGTATGCTTTCCGTTCCACCGTATGTGAATGTGCCTGTACCATCCTCAGGTAAATTGAAATAATTCCCCATGCCTCTTACAAGGTCTTTCTCTAACTTGATGATGCTCGGATAGACTGTGGGGTCCAGCATGTTTTTCCACATATACTTGACATATGCTTCCTCCGCTATTCTCCGTAGAGACATGTCACCTGTCTCATATATATGCCCGAACATTCTCCCATTATGGGGATCCATATCCATACTCGAGAGTTCATCTAGTTCCTTTAGAACATCATGGTCAGATGACAATTGAGGACACCTTCCAATAGAATGCTTCAGATAGTATTTTATTGGACTAAGGGATTCTTATTCATTTCCTTGAAAAGTTTCCTGAGACTCTTATATAACCTCACATAATACTCGAACTTTGAGTTATAGAAGGAAGATCTATCATGAACCGGTGTGAACACCTGTTCTACTCCAACTAGCTTGGAGGCAGCGTCAAAACTTTTGAAATAACCTATCCCCACACCGCCAATTACTGCTCCTCCCCTAGCTCCAACCATTCTCGGCTGAACAGTCCGCCTGACCTCTATCTCTAAAAGGTCGCTGAGAACCTGACACCAATCGTCGAGTAGAGCGCCACCTCCTACAATGTTTATGCCGTTACGCGAAGGTATATGTTTCCTGAAATACTCATATGCGAACCTTATATTGAAAGCCACTCCCTCTACGACACTCCTAACGAGATGGCCGTCTCCATGGCTTAGGGAAAGATTTAGAAGTACACCTCTGACGTGTTCATCGTCTATCGGGCTTCTCTCGCCATACATCCATGGAGCAAATAGGAGCCCACCGCTCCCGGGGGGAGTGTTACCTACATGCTTCTTCATACAAACGTATCTCTCCTCACCGTCTCCACACTTTAATCTATCCAGCATCCACTCCAAGGCTCCTGCTGCAACTTCCTGTTCAGCTATGAAGAGGTATCTTCCAGGTATGGCGCTGAGTAGGCTCCCCATGTAGTGGTTGATGTCAAGCAGCCTCTTCTCCACATGTGCTGCCAACCAATCACTAGTTCCTATGTATATGTGCGCTTCTCCTACGCCAGTCAT
This window contains:
- a CDS encoding aspartate aminotransferase family protein, which codes for MSSDHDVLKELDELSSMDMDPHNGRMFGHIYETGDMSLRRIAEEAYVKYMWKNMLDPTVYPSIIKLEKDLVRGMGNYFNLPEDGTGTFTYGGTESILVAVLSAREHYKSLQGKSAVMEIVLPETAHPAFHKAAFLLGVKVKVVPVDRQSFTVSADKLLDSISSETGMVVLSAPNYPFGTIDPVKEVGESLGGNNIWLHVDSCIGTLLPFLRMEGENIPPTDFSVEGVYSISTDMHKYGYSPKNGSLIFFRNRDLKTHSLFAYSRWAGYPLINTTILSSRSAGSLAASWAVFRYLGEEGYERNARRVKNARDKIINGLVDVGYTIQGRPMGGILSFTSSDINVFYLSEEMKKKGWYIQSQPGSTALNYNPSIHMTIAPMHEEIADEFLEALRESTEIVRDKPLPPENALRFAMQVNLFNRKEEDLEDLMEVVMDKIGLSEKGLGSEVLVNELMYLFPPDVVEEVLKFFIYYIYS